The Bacteroides ovatus genomic interval ATACCGCATTGTTCGCCCTGCGCGCCACGTTTTTCCAGAATCTCATTGTAACGTCCGGCTTGAAGAACTGTGATTCCGTGCTCCTTTTTGTAAGTACCGATTTCACGGGCCACACGCATTCTTTTTGCTAATTCCTGAATGATATTGTCGTCACATTCATCAATCTGTTTACGGAGTTGTGCCAGACTTTCGGTAGACTGTGTTTCCGTACGGATTACCAACAGATTGAGGATATAGTCGAGTACGTCCGGAGTAACTTGTTGAGAAGCATCGCTCCATGCGCAATCCGGGTTGCAGTGGCTTTCTACAATCAGACCGTCGAAATTCAAGTCCATAGCCTGTTGGCAAAGCGGTGCAACCAACTCACGTTTTCCACCGATATGGCTCGGATCACAGAAAATCGGAAGATTAGGGATGCGGCGGCGCAGTTCGATAGGAATATGCCATTGGGGAAGATTCCGATAGATCTTTTTGTCATAACTGCTGAAACCTCGGTGGATAGCACCCAGACGCTTCAAACCAGCGTTGTTGATACGTTCCAGTGCTCCGATCCATAATTCGAGATCCGGGTTCACCGGGTTCTTAACCAATACAGGGATATCAACCCCTTTCAGTGCGTCAGCGATTTCCTGTACGGCGAAAGGATTGGCAGTGGTGCGTGCACCTACCCAAAGAATATCGATTCCCGCTTTCAGACATTCGTAAACGTGTTTGGCTGTTGCTACCTCTGTAGAAACATACATTCCAGTTTCTTTCTTCACCTCTTTCAACCAGGCAAGACCTTCTACACCGATACCTTCGAAACCTCCCGGTTTGGTACGCGGCTTCCAGATTCCGGCACGATATATTTTTTGTCCTTTAGCAGCCAGTTGTTTGGCTGTATCCATTACTTGTTCTTCTGTTTCTGCGCTACACGGGCCGGCAATGACAATCGGTCTTTTAGCTTCAACGCCCGGTAATAAAATTGATTCGAGTTCCATATTCTTATTTGTTTTTATTCTTTTAATAACTTGTTTTCATTGAAATTGTTCTGTTGTCTCATTCTGCTGTCGTTCTCTCTTTGTAAGAGGTTAGATTCTTTTAATTCTTTCCAGAGCTTCCGCCAGCTTATTGTCCTTGCAACAAAGTGAGATACGAATATACCTTGCTCCGTTGCTGCCGAAGATAAATCCCGGAGTGATAAACACTCTTGCTTCATGCAGCACCTTTTCTGTCAGTTCCTCTACATCTTTGCAGGAAGCGGGAATCTTTCCCCAAAGGAACATTCCTACTTGTTTTTCGTCGTAGGTGCATCCCAATGTTTTCATGATCTCACCGGCGAGGTGACGACGGTTGCGGTAGTTCTCGTTATTGCCTTCATACCAGTCCGCTTCGGCTTCAAGAGCAGTTGCTGCAGCCAGTTGCATAGCACGGAACATACCACTGTCGATATTACTTTTCACTTTCAGTATCCATTGTACGAATTCCGCGTTTGACGCCAGCATGCCGATACGCCAGCCGGGCATATTGTGGCTCTTGCTCATAGAATTAAACTCGATGCAACAGTCTTTGGCTCCCGGTACACTTAGGATACTGATAGGCTTATCGTTCAGGATAAAGCTGTACGGATTATCATTCACAATTACGATATTCTTACGACGGGCAAAGTCAACGAGACGTTCATAGATTTCCGGAGTTGCATTGGCTCCCGTCGGCATGTTGGGATAGTTGGTCCACATCAGTTTTACGCGACTAAGATCCATTTTTTCCAGTGCCTCGAAGTCAGGCATCCAGCCATCTTCTTCTTTCAGGTCGTAGTTGATAACTTCCGCTCCGAGTATTTTACTCAAAGAAGTATAGGTAGGGTATCCCGGATTCGGGACTAGCACCTGCTCACCCGGATTGACGAATGCCAGCGTAACATGGAGAATTCCTTCTTTAGAGCCGATTAAAGGCTGTATCTCCGTATTCGGATTCAGTTCCACTCCATACCAGCGTTGATACCAGGCAGCGAAGCCTTTGCGCAGTTCAGGGATACCTACATACGGTTGGTAACCGTGTCCGTTGGGATCATGAGCATTGTTGCACAATGTTTCGATGGTTTCCCTTGAGGGAGGCATATCGGGGCTTCCGATACCGAGGCTGATAACATCCTTTCCCTCTGCATTCATCTGTGCTACCTCTTTTAGCTTCTTTGAGAAGTAGTATTCGCTAACACTTGCCAATCTGTCGGCAGGAGCGATTTTATACGTTTGACTTTCCTTCTGCATATTCGCCTAATAATTTAAGTTCTTTGGTTAATGGAGTGATTGCAGCAATAGACTGCTTGTATCTTAGATAATCGTTGAAAGCTACATCTACGTAAAACTGGTATTCCCATTCCCGTCCGATGATAGGCAACGATTGAATTTTTGTCAGATTGATATTATAGAACGATAGAATGGATAAAACCTGTGACAGGCTGCCTTCCGTATGTGGAAGAGTGAATACGATACTTGCCTTGTTGGTTGCATTGGCATGATGTTGACGGAGTTCGTCTACTTGCCAGGGATCGGCAACAACCAGAAAACGGGTGAAGTTGTGCTTGTTTGTTTCAATACCTTCCTGAAGGACTTTCATACCGTAACGTTCAGCTGCTGCTTTGGAGCAGATGGCAGCGTGTCCTTTCAGATTTTCATTCTTGATGATTTCTGCGCTGCGGGCCGTATCTTCACCTTCCACCACTTTCAACTGCGGATGTTGATTCAGAAATTCGCGACACTGCATCAGGGCGATAGGGTGGGAGTTGACTTCTGTCAGATCTTCCCAGTTCTCATCGGGGAGACAGACAAAACTGTGCGAGATGCGCAGTTTGTATTCACCGATAATCTGTGTGCCGCTTTGTCTCAACAATTCATTGTTGTGCAACAAACTTCCCGCAATCGTATTCTCGATGGCTAGCATTCCGATAACCTGGCTGTCTTTCCGTATCGAAGTAAACACATCTTCGAAGTTGGCACAACAGATTAACTCTATTTCTTCTCCCTCGAAGTACTTGTGTGCGGCGATATCATGATATGAGCCGAGTGTTCCTTGAATTGCTATCTTTTTCATTGTTCTAAATATATTATATAAAAAAATCCCGCGTCCATATTGGAGCGGGATTCATATGATTGATTTCTCTATTCAGTCCTTAAGCATCACTGTCACTTGATACATACAAACTCCCGCTCTACTTTGTTGCTAAAGTAAAAGTAAAAAAAGAAGTAATATGCATAAGTAAATGATTTCATTCGAATCTATCTTTTTTGCTTTGGTTTTTAATTCTGGGGCAAAAGTAATAATTTTCTGTTAGATGCAAACAAAAAACGATACTTTTTTTGTTTTCTTGCCTAAAATAGATGAAAAGGATACTTAAAAGATGCCGGGAAGTGCTTCAGGCTTTGGTCCCAGGTTCTTGAATTCTCCGTTCAGACCAGCTTCCTCTTTCGGATTCAATTCCAGAGATTTCTTCATGTCCTCTACCGAACCGTCCTTATCACCATTCAGTAATTTAGCGCGTCCGCGTTCTTTGTAGGCTTCCGCAAAGTTCGGATTCAGTTCGATGGCTTCATCAAACAGGCCGATGGCTTCCGTCAGTTTTTTCTGGTTGATATAAAGTTGCCCTAAATAAAGGTATGCCTGTTCGTTGAACGGGTTTATTTCCGTCACCAGTTTGTAATCTTCTTCTGCCTCTTCGTCCTTGCCGTCTGCTTCTTTCACTTTTCCGCGCAGGAGCATGGCTGTCTCTTCTTCCGGATTCTGGGCGAGCACAGCATCTATATCTTCCATCATATCTTTATACTGTTTCAGGTTCATCAAAGCTTCCGCACGTAATAGGCGAGCTTCAATGAAATCATCTTTCAAAGTGATTGCTTTGGTGAGATGGGCAATAGTCATCAGGTCGTCATCCTGTCCCTTACGGGCTTTCCCTAATAGATAATGAGCCACGGCATTTCCTTCTTCGATGGCAATCGCTTTATTGGCAGCTTCTTCCATAGCCTGATAATCTTCCTGGATGAAGCATACATTGGCCAGTGTCAGGAAAGTGCTTGTGACGTCAGGTTCCATAGCAGCCATCTTTTCCAATAGCTCGCGGGCCTTTGCCGTTTCCCCCATCTGGATATAGAGTTGGCTAAGATAGCCCATTGTTTCAAACTCTTCCTTGATGGCAAGAGCTTCAATAAAACATTTTACTGCATAATCTGGACGTCCCATGCGTTGCGCACGTAAACCGTCGTATTTGAAAATCTCGAAATTTTTCTGATCGTTTTTCTGTTTTTCACTTTCCGGAGTTTCCGACTTACCGGAGAAGAAAGATTTAAAAAAGTTCGGCATGGTGTGTTATTTTTGAGTTACTTTGCAAAGGTAGTAACTTATTTTGAAATATGTATCATTCCATCCTGCATCTTCCATTCACCTTCCTCCAATAAATATTGGATGACTTCGCTGATGCTCTCTTTTTCCGCTTCTATCTTATCGGCTATTTCTACTGGTGTCAGCGGTTTCTGGGTGAGTAATTCTGATATTTTCTTTTTCAGTTCCTCGAAATCGAAAGAATTCTCGGTCAGGGCATCGGTTGCACGGTGACTAAGACAAACATCGCATTGTCCGCAGTTGTGCTCGTTCTTCTCTCCGAAGTAACGGAGCAGCATCCGGCTCCGGCACACATTCTCCGAAGTGACATACTCTTCCATCGCTTTGATGCGGGCTTCATACCGGGCTTTGCGTTCTTCGTAGACGGAAGGAGGA includes:
- a CDS encoding bifunctional 3-deoxy-7-phosphoheptulonate synthase/chorismate mutase type II; translated protein: MELESILLPGVEAKRPIVIAGPCSAETEEQVMDTAKQLAAKGQKIYRAGIWKPRTKPGGFEGIGVEGLAWLKEVKKETGMYVSTEVATAKHVYECLKAGIDILWVGARTTANPFAVQEIADALKGVDIPVLVKNPVNPDLELWIGALERINNAGLKRLGAIHRGFSSYDKKIYRNLPQWHIPIELRRRIPNLPIFCDPSHIGGKRELVAPLCQQAMDLNFDGLIVESHCNPDCAWSDASQQVTPDVLDYILNLLVIRTETQSTESLAQLRKQIDECDDNIIQELAKRMRVAREIGTYKKEHGITVLQAGRYNEILEKRGAQGEQCGMDSEFMKKIFEAIHEESVRQQMEIINK
- a CDS encoding pyridoxal phosphate-dependent aminotransferase, whose protein sequence is MQKESQTYKIAPADRLASVSEYYFSKKLKEVAQMNAEGKDVISLGIGSPDMPPSRETIETLCNNAHDPNGHGYQPYVGIPELRKGFAAWYQRWYGVELNPNTEIQPLIGSKEGILHVTLAFVNPGEQVLVPNPGYPTYTSLSKILGAEVINYDLKEEDGWMPDFEALEKMDLSRVKLMWTNYPNMPTGANATPEIYERLVDFARRKNIVIVNDNPYSFILNDKPISILSVPGAKDCCIEFNSMSKSHNMPGWRIGMLASNAEFVQWILKVKSNIDSGMFRAMQLAAATALEAEADWYEGNNENYRNRRHLAGEIMKTLGCTYDEKQVGMFLWGKIPASCKDVEELTEKVLHEARVFITPGFIFGSNGARYIRISLCCKDNKLAEALERIKRI
- a CDS encoding prephenate dehydratase, which encodes MKKIAIQGTLGSYHDIAAHKYFEGEEIELICCANFEDVFTSIRKDSQVIGMLAIENTIAGSLLHNNELLRQSGTQIIGEYKLRISHSFVCLPDENWEDLTEVNSHPIALMQCREFLNQHPQLKVVEGEDTARSAEIIKNENLKGHAAICSKAAAERYGMKVLQEGIETNKHNFTRFLVVADPWQVDELRQHHANATNKASIVFTLPHTEGSLSQVLSILSFYNINLTKIQSLPIIGREWEYQFYVDVAFNDYLRYKQSIAAITPLTKELKLLGEYAEGKSNV
- a CDS encoding tetratricopeptide repeat protein; the encoded protein is MPNFFKSFFSGKSETPESEKQKNDQKNFEIFKYDGLRAQRMGRPDYAVKCFIEALAIKEEFETMGYLSQLYIQMGETAKARELLEKMAAMEPDVTSTFLTLANVCFIQEDYQAMEEAANKAIAIEEGNAVAHYLLGKARKGQDDDLMTIAHLTKAITLKDDFIEARLLRAEALMNLKQYKDMMEDIDAVLAQNPEEETAMLLRGKVKEADGKDEEAEEDYKLVTEINPFNEQAYLYLGQLYINQKKLTEAIGLFDEAIELNPNFAEAYKERGRAKLLNGDKDGSVEDMKKSLELNPKEEAGLNGEFKNLGPKPEALPGIF